The Zingiber officinale cultivar Zhangliang chromosome 10A, Zo_v1.1, whole genome shotgun sequence genome contains a region encoding:
- the LOC122026642 gene encoding uncharacterized protein LOC122026642, producing the protein MSSSLLLLLSLFFPSSISAAVTAQSSALPSNSSTVYDNLQEYNLPPGILPDIVKSFSVASNGYFVIDLYGECYVNFEYVVYYAPHVSGFLGYGSVSNLEGVQIQSYLIWYGVSYIKVDLPYSDFVYIQFG; encoded by the coding sequence atgtcctcctccctcctcctcctcctttctctcttcttcccttcctccaTCTCCGCGGCGGTGACTGCCCAATCGTCGGCCTTGCCGTCCAACAGCTCCACTGTCTACGACAACCTCCAGGAGTACAACCTCCCTCCCGGCATCCTCCCCGACATCGTCAAGTCTTTCTCCGTCGCTTCCAACGGCTACTTCGTCATCGATCTCTACGGAGAGTGCTACGTTAACTTCGAGTACGTCGTCTACTACGCCCCACATGTGTCTGGCTTCCTCGGCTACGGCTCCGTCTCCAACCTCGAGGGTGTCCAAATCCAGAGCTATCTCATCTGGTATGGTGTCAGCTACATCAAGGTCGACCTCCCATACTCCGATTTCGTCTACATCCAGTTCGGCTAG
- the LOC122026643 gene encoding vacuolar-processing enzyme-like — protein sequence MAVSIGFNYQYCLSTDLNPFVDLFMQFPSFNIADSYERLEEGSNKKKEILSEITEIMMHRAHLDSSIELIGNLIFGSAVAPSVLKTVRPSGQALVDDWVQAFESHCGSLTQYGMKYMRAFANICNEGVSKDAMEEACGNVCGSYNSAKWSPFIHSYSA from the exons ATGGCAGTTTCAATTGGTTTTAACTATCAGTATTGTCTTTCAACTGATTTAAACCCATTTGTCGATCTTTTCATGCAGTTTCCATCTTTCAACATTGCAGATTCT TATGAAAGATTAGAGGAAGGGTCAAACAAAAAGAAGGAAATTCTCTCGGAGATCACTGAGATAATGATGCATAGAGCACACCTTGACAGTAGCATCGAACTCATCGGCAATCTAATTTTTGGATCGGCTGTTGCACCTTCAGTCCTCAAAACCGTGAGGCCATCTGGTCAAGCTCTGGTTGATGATTGG GTCCAAGCATTCGAGTCGCATTGTGGATCGCTCACTCAATATGGTATGAAGTATATGCGAGCTTTCGCAAACATATGTAACGAGGGTGTCTCGAAGGATGCGATGGAAGAAGCTTGTGGTAATGTTTGTGGAAGCTACAACTCAGCTAAGTGGAGTCCCTTTATCCATAGCTACAGTGCATGA